From Streptomyces durmitorensis, a single genomic window includes:
- a CDS encoding DUF1906 domain-containing protein: MRCRKLMMGLVLAVALAALAVCVPPTGAASRPEAEGFGAEGRGAEGLGAEGRGAGAADRGAGWAPGVSTFRGWAFDTCLAPSVGTMRRWKASDYQAVGIYYAGRGRACKRQPELTRGWMRAVRGMGWKVLPVYVGSQSPCVTAKHKKDVRMGRHPWRQGTREGRDAVRKAKALGMRQLSPLYLDMEAYTHRKKKCARTTLAFVRAWDREVRRLGFVPGFYSSANSGVRHMEAARRAGVRDLPAVMWFARWHVRPHLYREPALRRNAWHPERRIHQYAGNVKERHGGRTLKIDRNLMHAPVARIR, translated from the coding sequence ATGCGCTGCCGAAAGCTGATGATGGGACTTGTCCTCGCCGTCGCCCTCGCCGCTCTGGCCGTGTGCGTGCCACCGACCGGCGCCGCGAGCAGACCCGAGGCCGAGGGGTTCGGGGCAGAAGGGCGCGGGGCAGAAGGGCTCGGCGCAGAGGGGCGCGGGGCAGGGGCGGCGGATCGTGGCGCCGGGTGGGCGCCCGGGGTCTCGACCTTCCGAGGCTGGGCCTTCGACACCTGCCTCGCCCCGTCCGTAGGCACGATGCGCCGCTGGAAGGCCTCCGACTACCAAGCGGTGGGCATCTATTACGCGGGCCGCGGCCGTGCGTGCAAGCGCCAGCCGGAGCTGACCCGCGGCTGGATGCGCGCGGTGCGGGGGATGGGATGGAAGGTGCTGCCGGTGTACGTCGGTTCACAGTCCCCCTGTGTCACCGCCAAGCACAAGAAGGACGTACGCATGGGACGGCACCCCTGGAGGCAGGGGACGCGGGAGGGACGTGACGCGGTACGGAAGGCGAAGGCGCTGGGGATGCGGCAGCTCAGCCCGCTCTATCTGGACATGGAGGCCTACACCCACCGGAAGAAGAAGTGCGCCAGGACCACCCTGGCCTTCGTGCGGGCCTGGGACCGCGAGGTGCGCAGGCTCGGGTTCGTCCCGGGGTTCTACAGCAGTGCGAACTCCGGCGTACGGCACATGGAGGCGGCGCGGCGGGCAGGGGTGCGGGATCTGCCGGCGGTGATGTGGTTCGCGCGCTGGCACGTGCGGCCGCACCTGTATCGCGAGCCCGCACTGCGGAGGAACGCGTGGCATCCTGAGCGGCGGATCCACCAGTACGCGGGGAACGTGAAGGAGCGGCACGGCGGGCGCACGCTCAAGATCGACCGGAACCTCATGCACGCGCCGG
- a CDS encoding MaoC family dehydratase encodes MTGGQYAAGGGGVRVGDELAELTIPVTRTLIVSGAIASRDYQDVHHDSVIAQERGSPDIFMNILTTNGLVGRFITDHFGSGAILRKVAIRLGAPNYPGDTMVLSGSVEKVDGDTATVKVVGANGIGKHVTGTVTVTVPVTVPGGTSAGGAA; translated from the coding sequence ATGACCGGGGGACAGTACGCGGCAGGAGGTGGCGGTGTGAGGGTCGGTGATGAGCTGGCGGAGCTCACCATCCCGGTCACCCGGACACTGATCGTCTCCGGTGCGATCGCGTCGCGGGACTACCAGGACGTGCACCACGACTCGGTGATCGCCCAGGAGAGGGGCTCCCCCGACATCTTCATGAACATCCTGACGACGAACGGCCTGGTCGGCCGGTTCATCACGGACCACTTCGGGTCCGGGGCGATCCTCCGAAAGGTGGCGATCCGGCTGGGTGCGCCCAACTACCCCGGAGACACGATGGTATTGAGCGGTTCCGTGGAGAAGGTCGACGGCGACACGGCCACGGTGAAGGTGGTCGGGGCCAACGGCATCGGCAAGCACGTCACCGGCACGGTCACGGTCACGGTTCCGGTCACGGTTCCGGGCGGGACGTCGGCAGGGGGCGCGGCATGA
- a CDS encoding lipid-transfer protein — MSVRTRDLLGGKAAVVGIGATEFSKDSGRSELRLAVEAVGLALEDAGLGPGDVDGMVTFTMDTNPEITVAQAAGIGELSFFSRVHYGGGAACATVQQAALAVATGVAEVVVCYRAFNERSGRRFGSGVQHREPSAEGAALGWALPFGLLTPASWVAMAAQRYLHTYGLTPDAFGHVAVTDRKYAATNPAAYFHGKPITLADHAASRWIVEPLRLLDCCQETDGGQAIVVTSVERARDLPKPAAVITAAAQGAGRAQEQMTSFYRDDLSGLPEMSVVARQLWRSSGLAPGDIDVGILYDHFTPFVLMQLEEFGFCGPGEAADFVAEETLPLNTHGGQLGEAYLHGMNGIAEAVRQVRGTSVNQIPGAARTLVTAGTGVPTSGLILAADG; from the coding sequence ATGAGCGTACGTACGCGCGATCTCCTCGGAGGGAAGGCCGCCGTCGTCGGGATCGGGGCCACCGAGTTCTCCAAGGACTCGGGGCGCAGTGAGCTCAGGCTCGCCGTGGAGGCGGTGGGCCTCGCGCTCGAGGACGCCGGGCTCGGTCCCGGGGACGTCGACGGCATGGTCACGTTCACGATGGACACGAACCCGGAGATCACCGTCGCGCAGGCGGCGGGGATCGGGGAGCTCTCGTTCTTCTCGCGCGTTCACTACGGCGGAGGCGCGGCCTGCGCGACCGTCCAGCAGGCGGCCCTCGCGGTGGCGACGGGAGTGGCCGAAGTCGTCGTCTGCTATCGCGCGTTCAACGAGCGCTCGGGGCGCCGGTTCGGCTCGGGCGTGCAGCACCGCGAGCCGTCGGCGGAGGGCGCGGCGCTCGGCTGGGCCCTGCCCTTCGGGCTGCTGACCCCCGCCTCCTGGGTGGCGATGGCGGCCCAGCGCTATCTGCACACCTACGGCCTCACCCCCGACGCCTTCGGCCATGTGGCGGTCACCGACCGGAAGTACGCGGCGACGAACCCTGCGGCCTATTTCCACGGGAAGCCGATCACGCTCGCCGATCACGCGGCCTCGCGCTGGATCGTCGAGCCGCTGCGGCTCCTGGACTGCTGCCAGGAGACCGACGGCGGGCAGGCGATCGTCGTGACGAGCGTGGAGCGGGCCCGGGATCTGCCGAAGCCGGCGGCGGTGATCACGGCAGCGGCCCAGGGCGCGGGCCGGGCGCAGGAGCAGATGACCAGCTTCTACCGCGACGACCTGAGCGGGCTGCCCGAGATGAGCGTGGTGGCACGGCAGTTGTGGCGGAGCTCCGGTCTCGCGCCCGGTGACATCGACGTGGGCATTCTCTACGACCACTTCACGCCGTTCGTGCTGATGCAGCTGGAGGAGTTCGGCTTCTGCGGACCGGGTGAGGCGGCGGACTTCGTGGCCGAGGAGACGCTGCCGCTGAACACGCACGGAGGGCAGCTCGGGGAGGCGTATCTGCACGGGATGAACGGCATAGCGGAGGCGGTCAGACAGGTGCGCGGCACGTCCGTGAACCAGATACCGGGCGCCGCGCGCACTCTGGTCACCGCGGGCACCGGTGTCCCCACATCGGGGTTGATTCTGGCGGCGGACGGCTGA